The proteins below come from a single Vampirovibrio chlorellavorus genomic window:
- the hisS gene encoding histidine--tRNA ligase yields the protein MTGTSQKSRRELIQRPKGTQDLFGTEVERWESLESTCRLHFQNAGYQEVRTPIFEHTELFERGVGESTDIVNKEMYTFEKSERRLSLRPEGTAGVVRAFIEQGMARWPKPVKLYYMGPMFRYERPQAGRQRQFHQVGLELFGLDTPAADAEAVLMAMRLFEQLGLPNLSLQINNIGTAECRERFKAGFKALLAPLLTQLCPDCQTRYVSNPLRMLDCKNTGCQGIYAQPEVQAFLQTDFTSEDCQTHFAELLTILDALKIPYHRNFMLVRGLDYYTKTVFEITSTNLGAQNAVCGGGRYNTLVEDLGGPETPAIGWALGMERLMALVGELPVKPLDYYIVTDQHAAAFDLAEQLRAQDYKVEVDLSGKGFGKQLERAAKLNARQALILGSAEVQSGEVQLKTLATKEQRVVPYALLLQDKPV from the coding sequence ATGACTGGCACCTCCCAAAAATCTCGCCGAGAACTGATTCAGCGTCCCAAAGGAACGCAGGACCTCTTTGGAACGGAGGTGGAACGCTGGGAATCCCTGGAATCGACCTGCCGTCTGCACTTTCAGAACGCCGGTTACCAGGAGGTTCGCACCCCGATCTTTGAGCATACCGAGCTGTTTGAACGGGGCGTGGGCGAAAGCACCGACATCGTCAACAAGGAAATGTACACCTTCGAGAAAAGCGAGCGTCGCCTGTCCTTGCGCCCGGAAGGGACTGCCGGGGTGGTGCGGGCCTTCATCGAGCAAGGCATGGCCCGCTGGCCCAAGCCGGTCAAGTTGTATTACATGGGCCCCATGTTCCGCTACGAGCGGCCACAAGCGGGCCGCCAGCGCCAGTTTCATCAGGTGGGGCTGGAATTGTTCGGTCTGGACACCCCCGCCGCAGACGCCGAAGCCGTTTTAATGGCCATGCGGTTGTTTGAGCAGCTGGGCTTGCCCAATCTCTCCCTGCAAATCAATAATATTGGCACCGCCGAATGTCGGGAGCGCTTCAAAGCCGGATTCAAAGCCCTGTTGGCGCCCTTGCTGACCCAGTTGTGCCCGGATTGCCAAACCCGGTATGTTAGCAATCCCCTGCGCATGCTGGACTGTAAAAATACGGGCTGTCAGGGTATTTATGCTCAGCCGGAGGTGCAAGCCTTTTTACAAACGGACTTTACCAGCGAAGACTGCCAGACCCATTTCGCCGAACTACTGACGATTCTGGACGCCCTGAAAATCCCTTACCACCGCAATTTTATGCTGGTGCGAGGGCTGGACTACTACACCAAAACCGTGTTCGAGATTACCTCCACCAATCTGGGGGCGCAAAACGCCGTCTGTGGGGGCGGACGTTACAATACACTGGTGGAAGATCTGGGCGGGCCGGAAACCCCTGCCATCGGCTGGGCGCTGGGCATGGAGCGGCTCATGGCCCTGGTGGGCGAGCTGCCCGTCAAGCCGCTGGACTACTACATTGTGACCGATCAGCACGCGGCGGCCTTTGATCTGGCGGAGCAACTGCGGGCCCAGGATTACAAAGTGGAAGTGGATCTGTCTGGCAAGGGCTTTGGCAAGCAACTGGAACGGGCCGCCAAGCTGAATGCCCGACAAGCCCTGATTTTGGGCTCGGCGGAAGTCCAAAGCGGTGAAGTGCAACTGAAAACGCTGGCCACCAAGGAACAGCGGGTGGTTCCTTACGCCCTGCTGCTGCAAGACAAGCCGGTATAA
- the rph gene encoding ribonuclease PH, translating to MRPDQRSANQLRPIRILRHFTKHAHGSVLVCFGDTQVLVTATVEERVPRHIHILKEENTGWLTAEYAMLPGATNQRTQRERQKVSGRTAEIQRLIGRTLRASVDLTKIGSRTITIDADVIQADGGTRVAAITGGYVALVDCLNKLVADGMLAELPPLNPVAAVSVGLVEGLEILDLNYDEDSTAEVDANVVMNAEGQLIELQLSSERAPLSRAQLNRLVDLAEAGIQQLFAEQQIALAQATGTSVPVEAL from the coding sequence ATCAGACCCGATCAGCGCTCCGCCAACCAGCTTCGGCCCATTCGCATCCTCCGTCATTTCACCAAGCACGCCCACGGGTCGGTACTGGTCTGTTTCGGGGATACCCAGGTCCTTGTGACCGCCACCGTGGAAGAACGGGTGCCTCGCCACATTCACATTTTAAAAGAAGAGAACACCGGCTGGCTGACGGCGGAATACGCTATGTTGCCGGGCGCCACCAACCAGCGCACCCAGCGGGAACGGCAGAAAGTCTCCGGGCGCACCGCGGAAATCCAGCGGCTGATTGGGCGCACCCTGCGGGCCAGCGTGGACTTGACCAAAATCGGTTCCCGGACCATTACCATCGACGCCGATGTCATTCAGGCCGACGGTGGCACCCGGGTGGCCGCCATTACCGGTGGATATGTGGCCCTGGTGGATTGCCTCAACAAACTGGTGGCCGATGGCATGCTGGCGGAACTGCCGCCCTTGAACCCCGTGGCCGCCGTCAGTGTTGGACTGGTGGAAGGGCTGGAAATTCTGGACCTGAACTACGATGAGGATTCCACGGCGGAAGTGGACGCTAACGTGGTTATGAACGCCGAAGGGCAATTGATTGAGTTGCAACTCAGCAGTGAACGGGCCCCCCTCAGCCGGGCCCAGCTAAACCGGCTGGTGGATCTGGCGGAAGCGGGCATTCAGCAACTCTTCGCCGAGCAGCAAATCGCCCTTGCTCAGGCAACAGGTACATCCGTGCCGGTGGAAGCCCTATAA
- a CDS encoding tetratricopeptide repeat protein, with protein MSQKTPETDASLQTVCDGVARQICGAADEYYLSHFNPTVDENQLPLALNEYARALEQSPDAVGIVVKMAQTQLRQGLFIKAEQSAKRALTLHEAGKVLSTEALAGAYQVLGIVAYHRDDYEAAKRLLGKSIRLCPKAQAQARIFLFRLERDFVTENWKNPRSLWKGLYGLWCLFMALVAAPFAKERMSLGHGFLLLPQLMQAWFLEEFNRGEQALTHYLKIHQQFPGLPGVTVLIGELYRETGHPEEARHWFEKALERHPDYLNGYYHLARLLEEQENYPQMARVYETIVQMTPHQPDAHCHLGNAYYYMNDFTQAVCHYATALQLGKDNHWKAMVAQSMANIHADYLRNAQAAIAYYDMASVLNPEDVENYIQMGLLYFQKEDFANAESVYLKAIKANPKMPKLYSNLGYLRWMANDVERAIAYYKRAIELDDTYEIPINNLGVIHLDLLGEVDSAIGYFQQAIAINDSYALAYYNLGRAYSFLGNRLDAAHCFKTAQALNLESKDLDNDELSARIHSLFDSCEIELLD; from the coding sequence ATGAGCCAAAAAACGCCTGAGACAGATGCAAGCCTGCAAACGGTGTGTGATGGGGTGGCTCGTCAAATTTGCGGCGCGGCTGATGAGTATTACCTGAGCCACTTTAACCCCACGGTTGATGAAAATCAGCTCCCGCTGGCCCTGAACGAATATGCCCGGGCCCTGGAACAATCGCCGGACGCGGTGGGGATTGTAGTTAAAATGGCCCAGACCCAGCTCAGGCAGGGGTTATTCATTAAGGCGGAGCAATCGGCCAAGCGGGCCCTGACCTTGCATGAGGCAGGCAAGGTACTTTCCACAGAGGCCTTGGCTGGCGCTTATCAGGTGTTGGGGATTGTGGCCTATCACCGGGACGATTATGAAGCCGCCAAACGCCTGCTGGGCAAATCCATCCGGCTTTGTCCCAAGGCGCAGGCCCAGGCCAGAATCTTCCTTTTCAGGCTGGAGCGGGACTTTGTTACGGAAAACTGGAAAAATCCCCGTTCGCTCTGGAAAGGGCTGTACGGCCTTTGGTGCCTGTTCATGGCCCTCGTCGCCGCACCGTTTGCCAAAGAGCGGATGAGCCTTGGGCACGGCTTTCTCCTCTTGCCCCAGCTGATGCAGGCCTGGTTTCTGGAGGAATTCAACCGGGGCGAGCAGGCTTTGACGCACTATCTTAAAATTCATCAGCAGTTCCCGGGGCTTCCCGGTGTCACGGTTCTCATTGGCGAACTTTACCGGGAGACGGGACACCCGGAGGAGGCTCGCCACTGGTTTGAAAAGGCCCTGGAACGGCATCCCGACTACCTGAACGGATACTATCATTTGGCCCGCTTGCTGGAAGAGCAGGAAAATTATCCGCAGATGGCCAGGGTCTACGAGACCATTGTCCAGATGACGCCCCATCAGCCGGACGCCCATTGTCATCTGGGCAACGCCTATTATTACATGAATGACTTTACACAGGCCGTCTGTCACTACGCCACCGCCTTGCAACTGGGCAAGGATAACCATTGGAAGGCCATGGTGGCTCAAAGCATGGCCAATATTCACGCGGATTACCTGCGGAACGCTCAGGCGGCCATTGCCTATTACGATATGGCCAGCGTTTTGAACCCGGAGGATGTGGAAAACTACATTCAGATGGGCCTGTTATATTTCCAGAAGGAAGACTTTGCCAACGCCGAGTCAGTGTACCTGAAGGCCATTAAAGCCAACCCCAAAATGCCCAAGCTCTACTCCAACCTGGGGTATCTGCGCTGGATGGCCAACGATGTGGAGCGGGCCATTGCCTACTACAAGCGTGCCATCGAGCTGGATGACACCTATGAGATTCCGATCAACAATCTGGGAGTCATTCACCTGGATTTGCTGGGGGAGGTGGACAGTGCCATTGGGTACTTCCAGCAGGCCATCGCCATCAATGACAGTTACGCCCTGGCCTACTACAATCTGGGGAGGGCTTACAGCTTTCTGGGAAACCGTCTGGATGCCGCCCACTGTTTTAAAACCGCTCAGGCGCTGAATCTGGAAAGTAAGGATCTGGACAACGACGAGTTGAGCGCCCGCATTCACAGTTTGTTTGACTCCTGCGAGATAGAATTGCTGGATTGA
- a CDS encoding pentapeptide repeat-containing protein has translation MGVSGLAGRATLDGLIFSFLPSFLPRAVFSRTDFSSVDFWRADFSGADCAGGSNSDCSAGESGLTAGGCPPATGVVPMPGEVCSSVLGLTLEGLGGLGVLTFFALTTFTLAAFALASVGFTSVSLASWDFTSWDLIS, from the coding sequence TTGGGCGTTTCTGGCTTGGCCGGACGGGCCACTTTGGATGGCCTGATCTTTTCTTTTTTACCGTCCTTCTTGCCGCGTGCCGTTTTTTCGCGCACTGATTTTTCATCCGTTGATTTTTGGCGTGCAGACTTTTCAGGCGCTGATTGTGCAGGCGGCAGTAACTCCGACTGCTCGGCCGGAGAATCCGGTTTGACTGCGGGTGGCTGCCCTCCCGCAACCGGCGTGGTGCCAATGCCTGGCGAAGTCTGTTCCTCGGTTTTGGGATTGACTTTGGAGGGTTTGGGTGGCTTGGGAGTCCTGACTTTTTTTGCCTTGACCACTTTTACTTTGGCCGCCTTTGCCTTGGCTTCTGTGGGTTTCACTTCCGTCAGCCTGGCCTCTTGGGACTTCACTTCTTGGGATTTAATTTCCTGA